Proteins from one Myxococcus stipitatus genomic window:
- a CDS encoding right-handed parallel beta-helix repeat-containing protein translates to MRSSRLLLLFVVLQSLAAQATEYRVGPGQTYTSIGAVPWESLQPGDTVFIHARPSPYVEKWVLGRRGTASAPITVRGVRDAQGNLPVIVGESATTRSQLNFWNEARGILKIGGANTPADTLPAYLVVEDLHLTRARGTFTGRAGLTAYEANAAGIFIEKGEHITIRGCILEDNGNGLFIANETTDVLVERNAFRGNGNSGSILEHNAYTEALGITFQFNHFGPPCDGCEGNNLKDRSAGTVVRYNWIEGGNRQLDLVDSGSAKLRADASYGRTFVYGNVLVEPEGAGNRQIIHFGGDSGTTANYRSQLYLFHNTIVSTRTDRTTLLRLSDNAQTAHVTGNVVLVAAAGGNTLSLTDSAGTLRHGGNWYRPGYVSTFGTLNGAVVDMGGNLTGSDPGFVDLAGQDFHLTSGSALRSKAIAPPSETSGFPLDQQYVKHLGGETREASTPAHIGAFGDGRPNPGTPDSGTPDAGPGTPDAGPGTPDSGTPDAGPGAPDSGTGNPGGPRNDDDGGCGAVGGGLVGPLGVLALMALALRRRRPQG, encoded by the coding sequence ATGCGCTCGTCCCGCCTCCTGCTCCTCTTCGTCGTGCTCCAGTCGCTCGCCGCCCAGGCTACCGAGTACCGCGTCGGTCCGGGTCAGACCTACACCAGCATTGGCGCGGTGCCCTGGGAATCCCTCCAGCCTGGCGACACGGTGTTCATCCATGCGCGGCCCTCGCCCTACGTGGAGAAGTGGGTCCTGGGCCGGCGTGGCACGGCGAGCGCGCCCATCACGGTGCGCGGCGTGCGGGACGCCCAGGGCAACCTGCCGGTCATCGTCGGGGAGAGCGCGACGACGCGCTCGCAGCTCAACTTCTGGAACGAGGCGCGCGGCATCCTCAAGATTGGAGGCGCCAACACGCCCGCGGACACGCTGCCGGCCTACCTCGTGGTGGAGGACCTGCACCTGACCCGCGCGCGCGGCACCTTCACCGGTCGCGCGGGGCTGACGGCGTACGAGGCCAACGCCGCGGGCATCTTCATCGAGAAAGGCGAGCACATCACCATCCGGGGCTGCATCCTGGAGGACAACGGCAACGGCCTGTTCATCGCCAACGAGACGACGGATGTCCTCGTCGAGCGCAACGCGTTCCGAGGCAACGGCAACTCCGGCAGCATCCTGGAGCACAACGCGTACACCGAGGCGCTGGGCATCACCTTCCAGTTCAACCACTTCGGCCCGCCGTGCGACGGCTGCGAGGGCAACAACCTGAAGGACCGCTCCGCGGGCACCGTGGTGCGCTACAACTGGATCGAAGGCGGCAACCGGCAGCTCGACCTCGTCGACTCCGGCAGCGCGAAGCTGCGCGCCGACGCGTCGTACGGGCGCACGTTCGTCTACGGCAACGTCCTCGTGGAGCCCGAGGGCGCCGGCAACCGGCAGATCATCCACTTCGGTGGAGACAGCGGGACGACGGCGAACTACCGCTCCCAGCTCTATCTCTTCCACAACACCATCGTCTCCACGCGCACGGACCGCACCACGCTGCTGCGGCTGTCCGACAACGCGCAGACCGCGCACGTCACGGGCAACGTCGTCCTGGTGGCCGCGGCCGGGGGCAACACGTTGTCGCTGACGGACTCGGCCGGGACGCTGCGCCACGGAGGCAACTGGTATCGCCCGGGCTATGTCTCCACCTTCGGCACGCTCAACGGCGCCGTGGTCGACATGGGCGGGAACCTCACGGGCAGCGACCCGGGCTTCGTGGACCTGGCCGGCCAGGACTTCCACCTGACGTCTGGATCCGCGTTGCGGAGCAAGGCCATCGCGCCACCCTCCGAGACCAGTGGCTTCCCCCTGGACCAGCAGTACGTGAAGCACCTCGGCGGCGAGACGCGCGAGGCGAGCACCCCCGCGCATATCGGCGCCTTCGGTGACGGCCGTCCCAACCCGGGCACGCCGGACTCCGGTACCCCTGACGCGGGGCCTGGCACGCCCGACGCGGGGCCCGGTACGCCGGACTCCGGCACGCCCGACGCGGGCCCAGGGGCGCCGGACTCCGGTACGGGGAACCCCGGCGGTCCCAGGAACGATGATGATGGTGGGTGCGGCGCGGTGGGCGGCGGACTCGTCGGTCCGCTCGGGGTCCTCGCGCTCATGGCGCTCGCGCTCCGCCGCCGGCGCCCCCAGGGCTGA
- a CDS encoding XdhC family protein: MKDLDAILRARERSRGPWVLATVVSVSGSSYRKPGARMLLNEEGWLAGGVSGGCLEADIVRKAFFWTSSGPRVLRYDSTGEGPEDEGGLSFALGCNGVVDVMLERCEPGPWDALAFADEARRLGRRAVVATVYGGPTHALGARWLLRDDGLESGNLSGVLGDAVREAAREALAVGHTWSGPCGGADVLVEVVEPPHPLVIFGSGFDVAPVVTQAAGLGWHVTVVADRPAGTLRNRFPLAHATVSAKAAGAADAVHLSPRTLAVLMTHSLPQDRELLAALLPFKLRYLGVLGPRSRTERLLEGLSFVPTTAQLEKLHAPVGLDLGAEGAEEIALSIVAELQAVVADRGGGKLRDRRAPIHTLSPPPTRRLA; the protein is encoded by the coding sequence ATGAAGGACCTCGATGCCATTCTCCGCGCCCGTGAGCGCAGCCGGGGCCCGTGGGTCCTGGCCACCGTGGTCTCCGTCTCCGGCTCCTCCTATCGCAAGCCCGGCGCGCGGATGCTGTTGAACGAGGAGGGCTGGCTCGCCGGTGGCGTGAGCGGTGGCTGCCTGGAGGCGGACATCGTCCGCAAGGCGTTCTTCTGGACGAGCAGCGGCCCGCGCGTGCTGCGTTACGACTCCACCGGAGAAGGCCCCGAGGACGAGGGCGGGCTGTCCTTCGCGCTCGGCTGCAACGGCGTGGTGGACGTGATGCTGGAGCGCTGCGAGCCAGGCCCCTGGGACGCGCTCGCCTTCGCGGACGAGGCCCGGCGTCTGGGGCGGCGCGCGGTGGTGGCCACCGTGTACGGCGGCCCCACCCATGCACTGGGCGCGCGCTGGCTGCTCCGCGACGACGGTCTTGAGTCCGGCAACCTGTCCGGAGTTCTGGGCGACGCCGTGCGCGAGGCGGCCCGCGAGGCGCTCGCGGTGGGTCACACCTGGAGCGGCCCCTGTGGAGGCGCCGACGTGCTGGTGGAGGTCGTGGAGCCCCCCCACCCCCTGGTCATCTTCGGCAGCGGCTTCGACGTGGCCCCGGTGGTGACGCAGGCGGCCGGGCTGGGCTGGCACGTCACCGTCGTGGCGGACCGGCCCGCGGGGACGCTGCGCAACCGCTTCCCGCTCGCGCACGCGACGGTGTCCGCGAAGGCGGCCGGCGCCGCCGACGCCGTGCACCTGTCCCCGCGAACGCTGGCGGTGTTGATGACCCACAGCCTGCCCCAGGACCGGGAGCTGCTCGCGGCGCTGCTCCCCTTCAAGCTGCGCTATCTCGGCGTGCTGGGCCCGCGCTCTCGCACGGAGCGGCTGCTGGAGGGCCTGTCCTTCGTCCCCACGACCGCGCAGCTCGAGAAGCTGCACGCGCCGGTGGGATTGGACCTGGGCGCGGAGGGCGCGGAGGAGATTGCCCTCTCCATCGTCGCGGAGCTCCAGGCCGTGGTGGCGGACCGCGGCGGCGGGAAGCTGAGGGACCGTCGCGCGCCCATCCACACGCTGTCCCCGCCTCCCACGCGGAGACTGGCGTGA
- a CDS encoding nucleotidyltransferase family protein yields MTVGVVLLAAGGSSRLGQPKQLVIHQGQSLVRRAARVAVALDAGPVLVVLGARHEAVSAELEDLPVRRVENPDWARGPGGSLRAGLEALLALDDAPPVEAVLVMLCDQVRVETSHLRALVEAWRTTGRPVVASGYEGTRGVPALFGREVFEELRALSPEQGARGVIAREPSRVATVPLPHGGEDVDTPQDLRRLR; encoded by the coding sequence GTGACGGTGGGAGTGGTGCTGCTCGCCGCGGGGGGCTCGTCGCGGCTGGGCCAACCCAAGCAGCTCGTCATCCACCAGGGGCAGAGCCTCGTGCGCCGCGCCGCCCGGGTCGCGGTGGCGCTCGACGCGGGGCCGGTGCTCGTCGTGCTCGGCGCGCGCCACGAAGCCGTCTCGGCGGAGCTCGAGGACCTCCCCGTGCGCCGCGTGGAGAACCCAGACTGGGCGCGGGGGCCGGGCGGCTCGCTGCGCGCGGGGCTCGAGGCGCTGCTCGCGCTCGACGACGCGCCCCCGGTCGAGGCGGTGCTCGTCATGCTGTGCGACCAGGTCCGCGTGGAGACCTCGCACCTGCGCGCCCTCGTCGAAGCCTGGCGGACGACGGGCAGACCGGTGGTGGCCTCCGGGTACGAGGGGACGCGCGGCGTGCCCGCGCTGTTCGGCCGCGAGGTGTTCGAGGAGCTGCGAGCCCTGTCCCCCGAGCAGGGCGCGCGCGGGGTGATTGCCCGCGAGCCCTCGCGTGTCGCCACCGTGCCGCTTCCGCACGGTGGCGAGGACGTGGACACGCCCCAGGACCTGCGCCGGCTCCGATGA